One genomic window of Halictus rubicundus isolate RS-2024b chromosome 12, iyHalRubi1_principal, whole genome shotgun sequence includes the following:
- the LOC143359761 gene encoding GTPase Era, mitochondrial: MLATIGGSVFRIEKQLFKRCLFYCTTNYVENNPEEYILQPDDNLLLRRENSKFLKVAILGLPNAGKSTLINTIVRRMICPTSSKVHTTTHKAEAVYYEDETQIVFIDTPGLTKDYEMKKYKLNETFQKDPKLSIREADVVGMIQDVTNIYTRHTISSFIVDQLKTKKNDTPLILIFNKVDKLKEKKVLLDLTAQLTKNEELPKFDDVFMISALTGDGVDDLRNYLLDCAKGRDWQYHGNLYTDQSLETIVTETIRAKLLDHLPDDIPYKIRVKIEHFDVADDGTVSTSVILECPGSYYKSALLKNKGEMIKLVAVAVEKELRHAFRTSVLARLVVS, from the exons ATGTTAGCTACAATCGGAGGTAGTGTGTTTCGCATTGAGAAGCAATTGTTCAAACGGTGTTTGTTTTATTGTACTACGAACTATGTCGAAAACAATCCCGAGGAATATATACTACAACCTGACGACAATTTATTATTACGTCGGGAAAATTCAAAGTTCTTAAAAGTTGCTATATTAGGATTACCAAATGCTGGAAAAAGTACCTTAATTAATACTATAGTACGTAGAATG ATATGTCCAACATCTTCAAAGGTTCACACTACGACTCATAAGGCAGAAGCTGTGTATTATGAAGATGAAACACAGATCGTTTTTATCGATACTCCTGGATTAACAAAGGATTACGAGATGAAAAAGTATAAATTGAACGAAACGTTCCAGAAGGATCCAAAACTATCAATACGAGAAGCAGATGTAGTAGGAATGATACAAGATGTAACGAACATATATACTAGACATACAATATCTAGTTTCATAGTCGATCAgttaaaaaccaaaaaaaatgaTACGCCTCTAATATTGATTTTTAACAAAGTCGATaaattgaaagagaaaaaggTGTTGCTAGATTTAACAGCACAGCTTACAAAGAATGAAGAATTGCCAAAGTTCGATGATGTTTTTATGATATCTGCTCTCACCGGAGATGGAGTAGACGATTTAAGA AATTATCTGCTCGACTGTGCTAAAGGGAGAGATTGGCAATATCACGGAAACTTGTATACCGACCAATCGCTCGAGACTATAGTGACGGAAACGATAAGAGCAAAACTATTGGACCACCTTCCAGATGATATACCATACAAAATCCGAGTAAAGATAGAACATTTTGACGTCGCGGATGATGGTACTGTCTCTACTTCGGTAATATTGGAATGTCCTGGAAGCTACTACAAAAGtgctttattaaaaaataaagggGAAATGATAAAACTTGTTGCAGTTGCGGTCGAAAAAGAACTGCGACATGCATTTAGGACTAGTGTACTGGCACGTTTGGTTGTTTCTTAG